GCTCTCGCGCGCCCCGGACCTTCTGGCATCCGCCGCTCTTGTCGACCCGCTGACCGACCGCGAGCGCGAATGCCTGTTCTGGGTGTCGGAAGGCAAGACGACGGATGATATCGCCATCATCCTCGGCGTCTCGGCCAACACGGCCAACAGCTATATCGCCAACGCCATCCAGAAGCTCGGTTCCAGCAATCGCGCGATGGCGATGGCGACGGCGATACGCAGCGGGGTGATCTGACATGGTGGCGGTGTCACGCAGCATTCGCGACGGCGACGAATCCAGCAGGGGCATATCCATCGCCGACCTGCTCGGGGCCTGCCACGCGATAGCCCGCGCCATGCGGGCCGACGGCTTCGCGATCTTCTCCATCGGCGCGGCGCGCGAGCGGGCCCGCCTGACGCCTTTGATCGATTCGGAGCATCCCGCCGTTTCGTCGGCGAGCACGATCCTGTCGTCCAGTTTCGGCGACGAATTCGTGAAGCGAGCCGTCACCTCGACGCTGCCGAGCTGGTGGTCGGGCGAACGCGAGAGCGCGTCGATCCGGACGTTTCAGGCTCTCGCCGACGCCGGCTCGACGGCGCTGGGCCTGCCGGACATGCCGGGAATCGCCTTTCCCGTCTACGCGGAGGGCGGAACGGCCGGGCTGATCGCGTTCACGGGAACGGAAATCACCATGTCCGATCCGTTGATGCACGAACTGCATGCGCGCTGCTTCGCCCTGTTCGAGGACGCCTTGCGGCTCGGACTCGATCAGACGACACGCCTGCCCGCCGTCAGCCAGCGCGAGCGCGATTGCCTGCGGCTTACGGCGAACGGCTACACCAGCGAGGAAATCGCCGTCGTGCTGGCGCTTTCGGTCCACACCACCAACCAGTACCTGACCAGGGTCACCATGAAGCTGAACGCGGTGAACCGCATGCACGCGGTCGCCAAGGCCCTGCGTCTGGGGCTGATCGAATAGGCGTCAGAACGCTTCGAGCAGCGGCTGCGTCTTGCGGATTCTCGCCGAGGATATGGCGTTGCGCAGGAAGGCCGTATTCTTCTCGGGACACGGATCGGGTGCGTCGAACGACACGTAGTTCACCTCGACCCCGGCGCGCCGGTCCATGAGGTGAAGCGTGAAATAAATGGTGGCGCCGCGCGGCCTGAGCTCGAGGTCGAGCAGGATCTTAGGGGCTTCGTCCCAATTGACGATGGCCTCTCCGCCCGGTCCGAGGCGCAGCGTCCCCGGCATGAAGAACAGTTCCGCCGCCGAATCCACGATGTCGGAAATGCAGGCGAACTGCTCCAGCCGCATGAAGGCGATATAGTCGGCGACATCGACCAGCCTGAGCTCGCGCACCACATCCTGAATCGCTTCTGAGACGATCAGCTCGCGCGCCTCGGAATGAGATTGACGGATCATTGCATCTCCCTGCGTTGCGGCGCCTTGGTCTTCTTGGCGTAGACAATACGGACCAGTTCCGCGACAGCCTGATAGAACTGAGATGGAATCACGCTATCAACCGAAACTTGTTTGTACATGGAGCGCGCGAGCGCGACGTCCTCGAATACCGGAATCCCGTGCTCCGCCGCGATCTCGCGGATCTTCAGCGCGACCAGATCCTGCCCCTTGGCGACGACGATCGGCGCTGAATCCTCGTCGCGCACATATTTGAGCGCGATCGAGTAGTGGGTCGGGTTGGCGATGATCAGCGTCGCCTTCGGCACCGCGGTCATCATGCGCCGCCGCGCACGGTCGCGGGCGAGTGACCGGAGCCGCGCCTTGACGATCGGATCGCCTTCGACCTGCTTGTGCTCGTCCTTGATCTCCTGGCGCGTCATGCGCAGTTCCTGCCGCCAGTGGAAGCGCGACCAGAGAAGGTCGGCGACCGCGATCGCGGCCATGACCAGCGTGATCGAGACCAGTATGTTGACGAGGAGGTCGCGGATCACCAGCCCGAACGTCGTCGGGTTGGTCAGCATGCCCGACATCACCTTCTCACGGGCCTCGTCCACCATGAAGGACAACACCGCGATGGCGAAAGCCAGCTTGCCGATCGATTTGGCGAATTCCACCCAGCCCGCGATGCCGAACAGCCGGTTCCAGCCCTGCGCGAGCGATATGCGCGACATTTGCGGCGTGATCCGCTCGCCGACGAATTGCGGCATGTTCTGCATGACCGAGGAGCCGACGCCGGCGACCATCAGAAGCACAATGAACACGCCGAGAACCTTCACGATCTCCATCAGTATGGCGCGATAGAGATTGACGACGTCGGCGGGCGTCGCCAGCGACCACATTTCCGGACGCTCGAGGAAATCGGCGAGGAAAGCGCCGGCTTCGGCGATGGCGCCGTTCGCGAAGAAAACCACATAGACGAGCGTCGCGACGAACGACATCAAGGTCGCGACTTCGCGCGAGCTCGGAACCTTGCCGCGCTCGATCGTGTCACGGATTTTCTTTTCCGTGGGTTCTTCTGTCTTGCTTTCCTTGTCTGCCGCCTCGGACATCGCCGGCCTCTCCGTTCAGATCAGGCAGCGGCCTGCTCGGCGGTCGGCAGCTCGATCGTCCCCTCGCCGGCAAGCCGTATGGCGGTCGAGGCGATGGTGCGGCGCGCGCGCAGGATGTCGACGGACTGGATACCGTCCGATCCCATCGCCAGTTCCGACTCGATCATACGACGCGAGCGGGCGCCGATGGAGGACAGGATTGCCTCCGTGAGCGCCGGCTCGGCGTTGCGCAGGGCCAATGTGACGAGTTCGGTCGACAGGCCGTCGAACAGCGCCACGCGGGACTTCTGCGTCAGGCGCTCGACATCCTCGAAGGCGAACAGTTTTGCCCGGATCGCCTCGAGGTTCGCGGCGCCGGAGGCGGCGAGATCCTGCATCACCTCGTCGAGCTGGGTCTTGTCCAGCTCGTTGAGCAGATTGGCCACGCGCGCCTGACCGGCGCCGTTGTCCTTCGGGGTGGTGTCGGAAAGCAACCGCGACCGGATCTGGCTTTCGACGATCTTCACCGCCGCCGGAGGCATGTTGGTGATCGCCATCATGCGCTTGATGATCTCGGTGCGCTGCGGCTTTTCCAGCTTCAGCAGGACTTCCGCGCCCGCCTGTCCGGGCAGGTTCGAGAGGATCAGCGCGGCCGTTTGCGGATGTTCCGGCCTGAGGAATGCGACCAGCCGTTCGGGGTCGAGCTTGGCGACCTCCGGCCAGACCGGAGGCGGCGCATCCGCCTGGGCGGCGGCCGGCGCCTTGCTCATGAGCGCGTTCATCTCCTCCGGCGTCAGCGTCTCGTTGAGGATGGTGTCCATCGCGTCGCCGGAATCGAGCAGGCCAGCGCCCTCGGTGAATTCCGCCTCGAACTCCGCGACGATCGTTTCCAGATCGTTCTGCGGAATGGTCGAAAGCGCCCGCGCCGCCTCGATCAGCGACTTGAGTTCCTCCTGCTTGAAGAATTTGAGCAGACGGCTGGCCGACGGTTTGCCCATGGCCACGAGGATCGCCGCAGCCTTCTGCGGTCTGGTCAGCGCCGCGACGCCTGCCGTGCCGGCCTCCTGCTTGACGGATGCGCGCGCTACCATGCTCAGGCCTTTCCGCCGGTCATGATTTCGGTGAGCCTGACGCCGAATCGCGACGGGTCGTTCTCCATGACGATGATCTCGCCGCGAGCGATCTTGCGGCCATTCACCATGACATCGATCGGCTCGCCGATGCGCCGGTCGAGTGCGACGGTCTCGCCCTTCTGCAAGGCCATCAGATCGGATACGGGCATCTCGGCGCGTCCGAGGACCACCTGAACGTCGACGGGAATGCTCATGATGATCCCGGAAGGAGCGGCCGGCGTTCCGGCCGATGCACCAATCGACGACGCTGACGATGACGCTGCGCCCGCCGCGGGACCGGCCGCCGGCTTGTCGCTCAGCACGCCGCGCAGTTCCTCGATCGCCTTGTTGAGCTGATCTTCCGACTCGTTCTGCACCATCGCGTTCGCCTGGGTCATCCCGAAAACTCCGTTTGCCGCGCGTCAGCGGCCATGGCCCGGCAGAAGGCCGTCCATGATGTCGTTGCTGGTTTCGAAAGGCTCGCGGATGCGAACCGAATAATTTTGTCCGACCCGGCCGAGCTCGCAGGTGAACAGCGTCCTGTCCCGCGCCGCCAGATGCACATTCGCCTGCGCCCCCGCGTCGATCGGCAGGACGTGCCCGACATCCAGAAGCGAGAGCGCGCCCAGGGTCATATGCGCTGCGGGCATCGTCGCCACCATCTCGACAGTGGCGCGCATCACTTCGCCGCCGAAGCGCGCCACCCAGGCGTCCCGCTCCGCGCTGTCCTCGGCCGCGGCCGGCAGGGCACGATTCTTGAGCAGAGCCCGCTGCGGGACGATGACGCCGAGTTCGCCCCGCGCGGCGCGGGTCGACAGGCCGAAGATGATCCTGACGGCCGGCGTGTCGCGAAGCAGAAGCCGCTTCAGCTCCACGCCGCACAGCGGCGCCGCCGGAGGCGACTTCATATCGAGCCCGCGCCCGTCCCGGCCACCGACTGCGGCGGCCGTCCGGGCGAAGACCGAAGCGGCCACGTCCAGTTCGATCGGTGAGGGATCGCGCTCCACCGCCCCGATCGGCGTATCGGCATCGGCCCCGAACATGAGGCTCACGATCAGGGCAATCGCAGCGCCGTCCAGGGTGAACATCACCGCATCGGCGGAAGATGAGAGCGACGCGACGCTCGCAGCAGAAAAGCTGTCGGGTTGCGGCCGCGCCTCGGCAAAGCGTGTGAGTTCCACCTCCTTGACCTCGATCTCCAACGCGACGCCGAGTTCGTCGGCAAGACCCTGCAGCAGCGTTGCGACGGCCCGATCGGCGACGGCCCGGGCAGCGCCGATGACCCGATCCGGCTCCCCGGTTTCGCCCACCAGCCGTTCGATGATGTAGTCCCGGGTCTCGGCGGGGCTCCCGACGCTCGCCATCTTCAGATCTCGCGCAGCCGGCTGCGGATCACGGATCAGGCCGCCTTCTTCATTTCGGCGGCGCCGGGATTCATCGTGCTCTGCTCGACCGCGTCGATCGACGGGCGCTCATAGGCGGAGATGGTCTTGCGCCCGAACTCGATGGCGACCTGCGGCAGCGCGCCGTTCATGTAGGCGAGCAGGGTCTGCTTGACGATGACATAGAGCCGGTTCTGCTTCTCGCGCACAACCTTGATCTTCGTCGCGATCGGCCCGACCACGCAGTAGGACATGAAGATGCCGAGGAAGGTGCCGACCAGCGCCGCGCCGATCAGGCCGCCGAGGATTTCCGGCGACTGGTCGAGCGCGCCCATCGCCTTCACGACGCCGAGCACGGCGGCCACGATGCCGATGGCCGGGAAGCCGTCGCCCATGGCGGTCAGCGCATGGTAGGCCTTCAGCTTGTCGCCCCGGATGGTCTGGATCTCCTCGTCCATCAGCGCCTCGATCTCGTGCGGACGGGCATTGCCGATGATGATGATGCGGCAGTAGTCGCAGATGAAGTTCGTCAGGTCCTTGTTCTTCAGCACCGTGGGGAAGGCCTGGAAGACGGAGGATTCCTGCGGATTGTCGATATGCGCTTCCACTTCCGAGCGCGACTTGGTGCGCAGCTCGCGCATCAGGCTGTGCAGGACGCCGAGAACCGCCAGATAGTCCTTCTCCTTCGGCACGGCCTGCTTGAAGGCCTCCATGCACCCCTTGCCGGTGTCCTTGACGATCTTCATCGGGTTGGCGACGAGGAAGGTTCCGAGCGCTGCGCCGCAGATGATCACCACTTCCCACGGCTGGACGAGCACTTCGATGTGGCCGCCCATGGCCATGAAGCCGCCGAGCACGCAACCCAAGGTCACGACCAGACCGATAATAATACCCACGGCTCAACCCTTCGACGTCAATTCAGGGTTAACCATAGCGGATCGTGCCTTGCGTGAGGCTTGAACGAAAATGCCGCCGGAGCGATTCAGCTTCGCGCAAGGAAGTCGGCGTATCTTGGCACGACCGACGTCCATGCGCGGGGGATGCGCTTGCTCAGTACATATACAAGCTATTCGCTGATTACCCGCGACCTCGAGAAGTCGCTGGACCGCACGGAGAAACAGCCGGCCGTGCAGCGCGAGGTGGAGTACTATCTCGCCAACATCGAGAACGTGAAGTCCATAGACGACCTCCTGAAGGACGACCGGCTGTTCAAGTTCGCCATGAAGGCGCACGGCCTTCAGGACATGGATTACGCCAAGGCCTTCATGAAGAAGGCCCTGAAGGAAGGCATCGACGATTCGGACAGTTTCGCCAACAAGCTCTCCGACAAGCGCTATGCCGAGTTCGTCGACACCTTCAATTTCGAACGTTACGGCGAGACGACGACGATCTTCACCAAGGCGCGGCAGGGCACCGTCGACAAGTATATCAGGCAGACGCTGGAGGAGGATGCCGGCGACCAGAACGAGGGCGTGCGTCTGGCGTTGTATTTCTCGCGCAAGGCTCCCGAACTGACGAATTACTATGAGGTGCTCGCCGACACGGCGCTCTCGGCCGTGGTGCGCACGGCCTTCGGCCTGCCTGATTCTTTCGCGACCGCCGACATCGACAAGCAGGTTGCATTCTTCGAATCCAAGATGGACATCGCCGATCTGCAGGACCCGAAGAAGCTCGAGAAGTTCATGACGCGCTTCACGAATATGTACGAGCTTTCCAACCCGAGCGCGAATTCGGCGACGTCGTTCGCGAGCGTATTGTTCGGCCAACCCGCCGAATACGGCATCTCTACGAACACGCTTTTCGCCATCCAGGCCTTGCGGCGATAGGTGTCGGCATGCAGGACTCGCTCTACGTCGCTCTTTCGTCTCAAGTCGCGCTCGAACGACGCCTGACCACGCTGGCCGACAATGTGGCAAACGCGGGGACCGTTGGCTTCCGGGCCACGGGCGTCAAGTTCGAGGACCTCGTCTCCGGCTCCGGCAGCGACAAGGTCTCTTTCGCGTCCACCGGAAACACCTTTCTTTCGGGCAATGCGGGCTCGCTGCGCCAGACCGGAAACCCGTTCGACTTTGCCGTGCAGGGCGATGCCTGGTTCGGCATCGATACGCCGGTCGGCACGGTGATGACGCGCGACGGGCGTTTCGAGATGAACGAGGAAGGCCAGTTGGTGACGCATCAGGGTCATCCCGTTCTCGACATAGGCGGCGCGCCGATCCAGCTCGATCCGCGCAACGGCCAGCCGGAAGTCGGCGCGGACGGCATGATCACGCAAAACGGCTTCCAGGTCGGCGCGATCGGCCTTTTCACCTTCCAGCCGGGCGAGGATTTCCAGCGCTACGGCAACTCCGGGATTATTCCGAAGGGAGAACCGGAGCCGCTGGTCGATCGCATGGATGCCGGCGTGGCGCAGGGCTTCGTAGAGGATTCCAACGTCAATCCGGTGCTGGAAATGACGCGCCTCATCGCCGTGCAGCGCGCCTTCGAGAACACGTCGGCGATGATCCGCGCCAATACGTCAAGCCTCGACCAGGCGATCCAGACGCTCGGATCGAAATAGCGCATGCTCGTCCCTGCTTCGGATACCCCCGGCGGACTTCGCGAGCCGCAGGCCGGCGCGGCGGACGATCCGCTGTCGCGGCTGGAACGCCTCTACGCCGCTTTTGCCGAACCCGGCTCGCTGGTCCGCCGCGGGGGCCGCATCGGCGACGTGAGCGCCACAGGCTACCGCGTGCGCGGCTTGTCTTCCGGCGCGCGTCTCGGCGACGTCGTCGAGCATCGCGGCAAAGGCGCGGCGAAACGCGGCGAGATCGTGCGCATCACCGCCGACGAGGTGACCGTCTCGCCATTCGAGCGCAGCGACGACGCCGGCATCGGCGATCCCGTCTTCAACATTGGTTCGTTCGTGCTGTCGCCGTCGGATTCCTGGCGCGGCCGGTCGATCGACGCGCTCGGCCGCGCCATCGACAGGGGCCTGCCCCTTATTGCCGGCCCTTCGGGCAACAGAGCCTCCACGCCCGGCGCGCTTTCGCGCGAGCGCGTCGGCATCGGCTTCGCCACCGGCGTGAAGGTCATCGACATCTTCACGCCCATCTGCTTCGGCCAGCGCATGGGCATCTTCGCCGGCTCGGGCGTCGGCAAGTCGACGCTGCTCGCCATGCTCGCCGCAGCCGAAGCCTTCGATACCGTGGTCGTCGCGCTGATCGGCGAGCGCGGCCGCGAGGTGCGCGAGTTCCTCGAGGACACGATCGGCAAGGCGATGGCCAAAACCGTGGCGGTGGTCGCCACCAGCGACGAAAGCCCGATGATGCGCAAGCGTGCGCCTGAAACCGCCATGCGCGTCGCCGAGCATTTCCGCGATCAGGGCCATAAGGTGCTGATCGTGCTTGATTCGATCACGCGTTACGCGCATGCGCTGCGCGAGGTGGCGACGGCGGTCGGAGAGGCGCCGGTGGCGCGCGGCTATCCGGCATCGGTGTTCACCGACCTGCCAAAACTTCTGGAGCGTGCCGGCCCCGGCGCCGTGGGTTCCGGCTCGATTACCGCCATCATCTCCGTGCTGATCGACGGCGACGACCACAACGACCCCGTCGCCGACTGCGTGCGCGGCATTCTGGACGGCCACATCGTGCTCGACCGCTCCATAGCGGAACAGGGCCGCTATCCGCCTGTCAATCCGCTGGCGTCGATCTCGCGACTGGCCTCGAAGGCGTGGAGCGAAGAGCAACGCATGCTCGTCACCCGCCTGAAAGCGATGATCTCGCGCTACGAGGACACGCGCGACATCCGCCTGCTGGGCGGCTACCAGCCCGGAGCCGATGCCGAACTCGATGCCGCCGTGCGACAGGTGCCGGTCATCTACGAAGCGCTAACGCAAACCCCGAAGGACAAGCCGTCCGCCGATGTCTTCGGGGATCTCGCCCGTCATCTGAAGGGCAAGGAGAAGATCAATGCCGCCCAGGCAAGCTGAAACGCCCGAATCCATCCTCCGCAGCCTGTTCGGCAAGCGTCTGGCGAAGGCAGGCCCCGAAGCAGAAGAGCGCCGCAGCCGGCGCAACGACATATTGATCGCCGGCGCAGGCGTCGCGCTCGGCCTCACCTGCGCGCTGTTTCCCTGGTACATATTCCTCAATCAGGAACAGTTCGGCCCGCCTGCCGTGAAGTTCGAAGGCACAGACGCCGAGGTTCTGGTCGACGACGCCACCGCGACGCCGGTCCTGCCGCGCGGCAATTCCGAGGTCAGGATCATCGGCATACCCAGCCTCGATCTCGACTACACCCCGACCGGCAGCCTGCCCCGTGTCTTCACGCCCGGCATCGAGCCGGCCGAACAGGCCTATCCGGACGACGCTTCGGCCTTCAAGGTGCTGCATGTCACCGCCGGCCGCGCCATGATCGAGGACGACACCGGCATCTGGGTGGTGGAGCCCGGCTCCAGGCTTCCGGACCGCAGCCGGGTCGAATCCATCGAGCGCCGCAAGGGCAAATGGGTGCTGGTGACGAGCGAGAAAAAGGTGCTCGCCGCCGGCGGCTGACCGGTCCCCTTACCCGCTGCAAGGTCCACGCAAGACTGGACGCATAGTCTCCGATCATCGCCCGGAGACCCGCATGGACGCCGTCAACCTCTTCGACCTGGCCTCGCAGCAGTCGCGCTGGCTGTCGGTGCGGCAGACGGCCGTTGCCGGCAACATCGCCAATGCCAACACGCCCGGCTATGGCGCGGTCGAGGTGGAGCCGTTCGAGAGCGTGCTGAACAATTCGCGCGTCGCATTGATCTCCACGAATCCGGGGCATCTTGCCGGAAACGTCTCCGCCAGCGGCTTCAAGGTCGAGCAGGAAGACACCGGCGGCGCGCTCATGCCGTCGAAGAACACCGTCGTGCTCGAAAACGAGTTGCTGAAGTCCGGCGAAATCCGCCGCGGTTTCGAACTCAACACCGCGATCGTGAAGGCGTTCCATCGCTTTGCGCTGATGACGATGAAGGGGTGATCGCAATGGATGCCCTCACAACCGCCCTCAAGGTGGGCGCTTCCGGCCTCGCGGCCCAGTCGGAACGGCTGCGCATCGTATCGGAAAACATCGCCAACGCGCAGTCGACCGGCAGCACGCCGGGCAGCGATCCGTACCGGCGCAAGACCATCATCTTCCAGGCCGAGCTCGACCGCGCCAGCGGCGGCGCGACCGTCGAGGTCGAATCCATTGCGCGCGATCCCGGCGTCTTCCCGATGGAGTTCCAGCCCGGCAACGAGGCGGCGGATGAGAACGGCTACGTCAAGATGCCGAACGTCAATCCGCTGATCGAGATGGCGGACATGAGCGAGGCCAATCGTTCGTATGAAGCGAACCTGCAGGTCATCAAGCAGGCGCGCGAACTCATCTCCATGACCATCGACCTGATGCGGAGCCAGTGATGATTTCGGGCGTCGGCCTTTTCGACCAGAAGCTCGGCACCGTCGGCGCCGGCCTTTCCGGAGGCATCGGCTCGTCCGGCCTCGCCGCCGACAATTCGCTCGGCACGTCGTTTTCCGATCTGGTGACCGCCGCCGCGACACGCACGGTCGACCGGCTGAGCAATGCCGAGGACATGGCCGTGAAGGCCATGCAGGGCGGCGCCGACACGCGCGAGGTGGTCGACGCCGTGATGACCGCCGAGCAATCGCTGCAGGCGGCCATCGCCATCCGCGACAAGATCGTGTCCGCCTATCTCGACATAAGCCGCATGGCGATCTGAGGGAGTTTGGGAGTTTAGTATGAGAGCACTCGCCATCGCCGCCACCGGCATGAATGCCCAGCAGACCAACCTGGAAGTCATCGCCAACAACATCGCCAACATCAACACGACCGGCTTCAAGCGAGCGCGCGCCGAATTCACCGATCTGCTCTACCAGACCGACCGCTCGCAGGGCGTTCCGAGCCGCGCCAGCAGCGGCGTGGTGCCGGAAGGCGTCAGCGTCGGCCTCGGCGTCAAGACGACCTCGATCCGCAACGTCAACGTGCAGGGCGCGCTCAACCAGACCGGCAACCAGTTCGATCTTGCGCTGATGGGCACCGGCTGGTTCCAGATCGAAGGCGCGGACGGCCAGACGCTCTACACCCGCGCCGGCGCCTTCAACACCAATGCCACCGGCCAGCTCGTCACGCCCGACGGCTATGCCGTGGTTCCGGCCATCACCGTACCGGCCGAAGCCGTCGCCATCACCGTCAACAAGACCGGTCAGGTCTACGCCCGCTTCCAGGACCAGAACGAGCTTCAGGAGATCGGTCAGCTCACCTTGGCGACCTTCGCCAACGAGGCCGGCCTCGATCCGCTCGGCGACAACCTGTTCAAGGAAACCGCGGCTTCCGGGCCTGGCAATGTCGGCATGCCGGGCGATCTCGGCTTCGCCACCATCCAGCAGGGCTATCTGGAGGACTCCAACGTCGATCCGGTGAAGGAAATCACCGAGCTCATTTCCGCCCAGCGGGCCTACGAGATGAACTCGAAGGTCATACAGGCGGCCGACGAGATGGCCGCTGTCGTCTCGAAGAACATCCGGTAGTGACGATGATCCGGCAGGTTTTCCGTATCATGGCGCTCGTCGCAGGCCTTGCCGTCGGCGTGGTCGGCCTCGCCGCGGCCGAAGACGTCGTGCTGGTGCCGAACCGTACCATCTATGTCGGCGAGACGGTCTCGCAGTCGGTGCTGCGCGAGGTCGTGCTCAAGCCCGGCAAACGCGTTCCGGACGGCGTCGCCTTCCGCTTCGAGGACCTCGACGGCAAGGTTGCGCGCCGAACGCTGCTGCCGGCCCGCTACATCCCCGTCAGCTCGCTGCGCGAGGCCTGGCTCGTCGAACAGGGCGCGCCGGTGCAGGTCCTGTTCGAGGCAGGATCGCTGAAGATCACGGTGACTGCAATGTGCCTCCAGTCGGGTTCGGCCGGCGACCTCGTCAAGGTCCGCAACATGGACAGCGGCAAGGTCTTCTCCGGCGTCGTGGCCAATGACGGCACGGTAAGGGTCGGCACCTGATGTTTCGCCGGCTGCTCGTCGCCATCAGCCTTGTCGCGGTGTCCCTGGCGCAGCCGGTGACCGCTGCCGACTATGGCGGGGGCCGCGGCGCGTCGCGCGACGATGGCGGCTATGCGGACGATGGCGCCTACTATGGCGGCTACGACAAGCGTGGCGGCCCCGCCCTCCCCGATCGCGGCGGCCTCGTCTCCCGCATCAAGGATATCGCCAGCCTGCAGAGCACCCGCGACAACCAGCTTGTCGGCTATGGTCTCGTCATCGGCCTGCAGGGCACAGGCGACAGCCTGCGCAACTCGCCCTTCACCGAACAGTCGATCCGCGCCATGCTGCAGAATCTCGGCATCGCGTCGGAGGGCGGCCGTGCGCGCGCGAAGAACGTCGCCGCCGTCATCGTGACCGCGAATTTTCCCGCTTTCATGTCGACCGGCGCGCGCATGGACGTGACGGTGTCCTCGATGGGCGACGCCACGTCGCTGGCCGGCGGCACGCTGATCATGACGCCGCTGAAGGCCGCCGACGGGGAAATCTACGCCGTCGCCCAAGGTCCC
The window above is part of the Rhizobiaceae bacterium genome. Proteins encoded here:
- the fliI gene encoding flagellar protein export ATPase FliI → MLVPASDTPGGLREPQAGAADDPLSRLERLYAAFAEPGSLVRRGGRIGDVSATGYRVRGLSSGARLGDVVEHRGKGAAKRGEIVRITADEVTVSPFERSDDAGIGDPVFNIGSFVLSPSDSWRGRSIDALGRAIDRGLPLIAGPSGNRASTPGALSRERVGIGFATGVKVIDIFTPICFGQRMGIFAGSGVGKSTLLAMLAAAEAFDTVVVALIGERGREVREFLEDTIGKAMAKTVAVVATSDESPMMRKRAPETAMRVAEHFRDQGHKVLIVLDSITRYAHALREVATAVGEAPVARGYPASVFTDLPKLLERAGPGAVGSGSITAIISVLIDGDDHNDPVADCVRGILDGHIVLDRSIAEQGRYPPVNPLASISRLASKAWSEEQRMLVTRLKAMISRYEDTRDIRLLGGYQPGADAELDAAVRQVPVIYEALTQTPKDKPSADVFGDLARHLKGKEKINAAQAS
- the flgF gene encoding flagellar basal-body rod protein FlgF, whose protein sequence is MQDSLYVALSSQVALERRLTTLADNVANAGTVGFRATGVKFEDLVSGSGSDKVSFASTGNTFLSGNAGSLRQTGNPFDFAVQGDAWFGIDTPVGTVMTRDGRFEMNEEGQLVTHQGHPVLDIGGAPIQLDPRNGQPEVGADGMITQNGFQVGAIGLFTFQPGEDFQRYGNSGIIPKGEPEPLVDRMDAGVAQGFVEDSNVNPVLEMTRLIAVQRAFENTSAMIRANTSSLDQAIQTLGSK
- the flhB gene encoding flagellar biosynthesis protein FlhB, translated to MSEAADKESKTEEPTEKKIRDTIERGKVPSSREVATLMSFVATLVYVVFFANGAIAEAGAFLADFLERPEMWSLATPADVVNLYRAILMEIVKVLGVFIVLLMVAGVGSSVMQNMPQFVGERITPQMSRISLAQGWNRLFGIAGWVEFAKSIGKLAFAIAVLSFMVDEAREKVMSGMLTNPTTFGLVIRDLLVNILVSITLVMAAIAVADLLWSRFHWRQELRMTRQEIKDEHKQVEGDPIVKARLRSLARDRARRRMMTAVPKATLIIANPTHYSIALKYVRDEDSAPIVVAKGQDLVALKIREIAAEHGIPVFEDVALARSMYKQVSVDSVIPSQFYQAVAELVRIVYAKKTKAPQRREMQ
- a CDS encoding FliM/FliN family flagellar motor switch protein; this encodes MASVGSPAETRDYIIERLVGETGEPDRVIGAARAVADRAVATLLQGLADELGVALEIEVKEVELTRFAEARPQPDSFSAASVASLSSSADAVMFTLDGAAIALIVSLMFGADADTPIGAVERDPSPIELDVAASVFARTAAAVGGRDGRGLDMKSPPAAPLCGVELKRLLLRDTPAVRIIFGLSTRAARGELGVIVPQRALLKNRALPAAAEDSAERDAWVARFGGEVMRATVEMVATMPAAHMTLGALSLLDVGHVLPIDAGAQANVHLAARDRTLFTCELGRVGQNYSVRIREPFETSNDIMDGLLPGHGR
- a CDS encoding DUF1217 domain-containing protein, which translates into the protein MRLLSTYTSYSLITRDLEKSLDRTEKQPAVQREVEYYLANIENVKSIDDLLKDDRLFKFAMKAHGLQDMDYAKAFMKKALKEGIDDSDSFANKLSDKRYAEFVDTFNFERYGETTTIFTKARQGTVDKYIRQTLEEDAGDQNEGVRLALYFSRKAPELTNYYEVLADTALSAVVRTAFGLPDSFATADIDKQVAFFESKMDIADLQDPKKLEKFMTRFTNMYELSNPSANSATSFASVLFGQPAEYGISTNTLFAIQALRR
- the fliN gene encoding flagellar motor switch protein FliN; protein product: MTQANAMVQNESEDQLNKAIEELRGVLSDKPAAGPAAGAASSSASSIGASAGTPAAPSGIIMSIPVDVQVVLGRAEMPVSDLMALQKGETVALDRRIGEPIDVMVNGRKIARGEIIVMENDPSRFGVRLTEIMTGGKA
- the motA gene encoding flagellar motor stator protein MotA — protein: MGIIIGLVVTLGCVLGGFMAMGGHIEVLVQPWEVVIICGAALGTFLVANPMKIVKDTGKGCMEAFKQAVPKEKDYLAVLGVLHSLMRELRTKSRSEVEAHIDNPQESSVFQAFPTVLKNKDLTNFICDYCRIIIIGNARPHEIEALMDEEIQTIRGDKLKAYHALTAMGDGFPAIGIVAAVLGVVKAMGALDQSPEILGGLIGAALVGTFLGIFMSYCVVGPIATKIKVVREKQNRLYVIVKQTLLAYMNGALPQVAIEFGRKTISAYERPSIDAVEQSTMNPGAAEMKKAA
- a CDS encoding helix-turn-helix transcriptional regulator is translated as MVAVSRSIRDGDESSRGISIADLLGACHAIARAMRADGFAIFSIGAARERARLTPLIDSEHPAVSSASTILSSSFGDEFVKRAVTSTLPSWWSGERESASIRTFQALADAGSTALGLPDMPGIAFPVYAEGGTAGLIAFTGTEITMSDPLMHELHARCFALFEDALRLGLDQTTRLPAVSQRERDCLRLTANGYTSEEIAVVLALSVHTTNQYLTRVTMKLNAVNRMHAVAKALRLGLIE
- the flgB gene encoding flagellar basal body rod protein FlgB, producing the protein MDAVNLFDLASQQSRWLSVRQTAVAGNIANANTPGYGAVEVEPFESVLNNSRVALISTNPGHLAGNVSASGFKVEQEDTGGALMPSKNTVVLENELLKSGEIRRGFELNTAIVKAFHRFALMTMKG
- the fliG gene encoding flagellar motor switch protein FliG; the encoded protein is MVARASVKQEAGTAGVAALTRPQKAAAILVAMGKPSASRLLKFFKQEELKSLIEAARALSTIPQNDLETIVAEFEAEFTEGAGLLDSGDAMDTILNETLTPEEMNALMSKAPAAAQADAPPPVWPEVAKLDPERLVAFLRPEHPQTAALILSNLPGQAGAEVLLKLEKPQRTEIIKRMMAITNMPPAAVKIVESQIRSRLLSDTTPKDNGAGQARVANLLNELDKTQLDEVMQDLAASGAANLEAIRAKLFAFEDVERLTQKSRVALFDGLSTELVTLALRNAEPALTEAILSSIGARSRRMIESELAMGSDGIQSVDILRARRTIASTAIRLAGEGTIELPTAEQAAA